In the genome of Deltaproteobacteria bacterium, the window GGTCCCCTACTGCCATTCGAGCGCTCCCTTCTTCCAGGCGTAGACAAGCCCCGCCAGGAGGATAAGGAGGAAGATTCCCATCTCGATGAAACCGAACCACCCCAACTGCCGGAACAGCACAGCCCAAGGGTAGAGGAACGCGGTTTCCAGGTCGAAGAGGATGAACAGTAGCGCGATCAGGTAAAACTTGACCGAGATGCGCACCGAGGCGGTCGTGAAAGGATCGACACCGCATTCGTAAACGCTGTACTTGATCCGGTCGTATTTCTTCGGGCCCAGGGCCTGGGACAGGAAGACGAAGCCCACCGACATCGCCAGCGCGATGACCATCATGAGCAGAACGGAAAAATACGGGTCCGAGAACTGAATGGAAGAAACGAAGTCGGGCACGGCGCTCCTTCCTTTACTTAAGGAACTAAAACGCCAGAAGTTTCACAGAGTTCGCGGCTACCCGCGCGACCGGCTCCCAGTAGATCCCCAGCAGCAGCGTCGGGACCGCCAGCAGGCAGAGCAACGCCCTCGGGAACATCGCGACGGGAAGCTCCGCCTTGTCCTTGGGGTCCTCAAGGAACATGACCTTTACGATCCGTGCGTAATAATACAACGAAA includes:
- the ndhC gene encoding NADH-quinone oxidoreductase subunit A, whose product is MMVIALAMSVGFVFLSQALGPKKYDRIKYSVYECGVDPFTTASVRISVKFYLIALLFILFDLETAFLYPWAVLFRQLGWFGFIEMGIFLLILLAGLVYAWKKGALEWQ